DNA sequence from the Caminibacter pacificus genome:
CCGATTTTTGATGATGAGTTAGATATTTTTTACAGATTTTAAAAACTTTGTTTACTCTTCTTTTTCCAGCTTCACTCTCTTCATCAGCAATGTCATACATCAAAAACACATAATTAATCTTATAATCTTTTTTCATTTTTTCTCCTTAATCAAAAAAGGAACAAACTCTCTATTTTCCAGCAGGTGTTTTATAAGTTTATACCCGTCAAGCTTAATTGCGGTATTATAACTCACCATTCTTTTTAGTTTTGAATGCTTAAATTTTTCGTTAATTCTATCTTCAAACGCCTGAATAAAGATTTTTTTACCATCTTCATTTAAAAGTGCATAATTAAATTTTTTTTCAAAATGTTTTTCAACTCTTATTTTCTTACGATTTACTAAATCAAAAATAGTCCTAAAAACAATTATCGGCTTAAACGCTTCACTCAAATCAAGACTAAGACTAAACCTCGCCTCACTTGGCTCATGCAAAAAACTTATACTTTGATCTAAATGTGTCTGATAAATTGCACTTATCGTTTTTGTATATAGAAGCGTATTTCCAAAGGAAATTAAAGCATTTATTGGATTATCGGGAGGTCTTTTTACACGTTTATTCATTACAAAATCTGCCGGTAAAAAATATTTAAAGCTGTCATAAAATCCAGCCCAAATGTTGCCTTCAATAAAAAGAAGCTTATTAATTTTGTCTGCTTTTTCTATAAATCTTGGCATATCATTTTTCAAATAATCCAAAAACGGCTTAAGTTCCTTTTTATCATGCCTATAATAATGATACAAAACTTCATAAATATTTGCAGCAATTGCACTGACTATTGCTTTTGCTATTATCAATCTTTCGTTTTCATATGCTAAAGCCTGCTTGATTGTAAGTTTTCCACTGATATACTTTTCTTTTGGATAAAAAGTGCCTGAGTAGTTCCCGTGGTAATTAAAAAAATGCAAAACTATCCCAGCCCTACTTGCAAAATCTAAAAACTTAGAATTTAAACTCACTTCATTCATAAAATAAAGCTCTCTTACCTGTTCTACGGGAATATAAACCCATCCTTTTTCATTTTTAAAGGCAATAGAATTATCTTTTCTTTTTATCTCACCCATTGAGAAAATATATCTTGTTTTCATATTTTAACCTTAAAATTTTCTTTTTCAATTTTAAAAATATAATCATCAACCTCCAAAAAGTAATAATAATCCCCTTCTAAAATATTACAAAGCTTTACTTCATCATCTTTAATAAACAAATCGATTTTAGAGTTTATTATCTTGGCATTAACATTGCATTCAAACCCCTCTTTTAATAAAAATGGAATATTGTTTATCAAAGCTACATTTTTATTTCCAATATTTACAATTTCAAACGTATCAATATGCTTTAGGTCCTGTTTGGTTTTATATAAAAAACAATCTTCAATCTTTTTTGAATAAAACGCTTTTAAATTAAATTCATAATGCACGGAATAAATTTCTTCATATAACAAATCCAAAATGACATTTATTTTTGTTTCTATAGATGTGTTTTCATCATAAATAGAAACTGGTATTTTCGTTTTTAGATTTTCTTTTTTGGCTAAATAAATTAACTCGTCAATATCAAATTTTTCCAATTCAAAAAGATATTTTTCCAACCCTCCGAGAAAATATTTCAAATCTTTATATTTATCAAACAAAAGCTTTATTATTTCATATTGACTTAAATCTTTACCGATTAATTTTCTTACAGCATCTATAACACTAAAACTTTCGCACTCTTTTTCATTGTACTTATCCGAATATGCGTAAAGCATAAAAGTTTTATAAATTTCACTGACAAATTTTTCCTTACTGAGTCGTTTTTCAAAAATAAGCTCATCATCGTCAAAAATTTTTAAAACATACCTGTCATCATAATAAAAGTAAGGTTTAGAATAAAAAAATTCAAATCTTTTTTCATTTCCTTCCTCATCTATTTCAAAAGTAATATTTTCACAGCCGCAAATTAATTTTTCAAGAGATTCTTTTATTTCAAACAAAGGATTATACGCAAAAGAAATATAAATTTTAATATCGTTTATATAAAACTCAATCCAGCCGTATTCACATTTCTTTATATATGCTTTAAAATCACTCATCATCACTCCCGATTATCCATCCAATTCCAAGCCCAATTAAAATCCCCGCCAAAAGTCCACTTTTTGTTTTTTCATCAATATTTGAAACTTTTTCTTCTAATCCACTTACAAATACAAACAGTAATTTAAAAAATCCTAAAAAAATAAAAACAACTATCAAATTTGCAAAAAAAATTTCTATAAAACTTTTTCTTTCAAAATAATAAAATATTCCGCTAAATACTAAACTTAAAAATATTACGTTAAAAATAAACCTCATTTAAACTCCTGTTTTGCAATATACAAATTCTGCACTTTTGAATTGTTGCATTTTTTGCAACAGTTACAAAAAACAGTATTCATAATATGCACACTTCCTGCATTTGCCCTCAAACTTCGGCTTTAGAGGTGTATCACTTCTTAAAATTTTCTCAATATCATCTAAAATCTCAAGAAGTTTCATCTCATTTTCCTCAGTCAGTTCTATAACGAACCTCTTTTTATCCTGCTTGTTTTTCTCAAACACCTCCAAACGACCTTTTTTCTCGACACCTTTTTGCTTTAAAATATAAAGGTAATATAAAAGCTGCCACTTTCCAGCCTCTATGTCACTGTCTGACTTTTTAACCTCAACCACATAATCTTTTGTAATTTTATCTACCTTAATCCCCTCGAAACTCACCTCATCTACTTTTGTTTCGCTTATTTCGTGTAAAACTTTCCCGATTCTAACATCTTCG
Encoded proteins:
- the cas1b gene encoding type I-B CRISPR-associated endonuclease Cas1b yields the protein MKTRYIFSMGEIKRKDNSIAFKNEKGWVYIPVEQVRELYFMNEVSLNSKFLDFASRAGIVLHFFNYHGNYSGTFYPKEKYISGKLTIKQALAYENERLIIAKAIVSAIAANIYEVLYHYYRHDKKELKPFLDYLKNDMPRFIEKADKINKLLFIEGNIWAGFYDSFKYFLPADFVMNKRVKRPPDNPINALISFGNTLLYTKTISAIYQTHLDQSISFLHEPSEARFSLSLDLSEAFKPIIVFRTIFDLVNRKKIRVEKHFEKKFNYALLNEDGKKIFIQAFEDRINEKFKHSKLKRMVSYNTAIKLDGYKLIKHLLENREFVPFLIKEKK
- a CDS encoding CRISPR-associated protein Cas4, which gives rise to MITGTIVNYYFHCKTQMWLHYHKINLEDNSEDVRIGKVLHEISETKVDEVSFEGIKVDKITKDYVVEVKKSDSDIEAGKWQLLYYLYILKQKGVEKKGRLEVFEKNKQDKKRFVIELTEENEMKLLEILDDIEKILRSDTPLKPKFEGKCRKCAYYEYCFL